A stretch of the Microcella sp. genome encodes the following:
- a CDS encoding Na+/H+ antiporter subunit E, with translation MTDNSVAVVSEPSRRASFVEQLPLLVALVLLWMLLWGSLTPLTIVTGIMVAIAVTRAFYLPPVELSGRFNPFWFAVFLGRFLGELAIASFQVALQAFAATPVPRSAILRIDLRTRSDFIMTGVSLAVSLVPGSLVIEVDRTNARLYVHQLNARTPDELEKARAHVLSLEHDLLRAWGSRDEWQAARS, from the coding sequence ATGACCGACAACTCTGTCGCCGTCGTCAGCGAGCCCTCGCGTCGCGCGTCGTTCGTCGAGCAGCTGCCTCTGCTCGTCGCGCTCGTACTGCTGTGGATGCTGCTGTGGGGCTCGCTGACCCCCCTCACGATCGTGACGGGCATCATGGTCGCGATCGCCGTCACCCGCGCGTTCTACCTGCCGCCGGTCGAACTCTCCGGACGGTTCAACCCGTTCTGGTTCGCCGTCTTCCTGGGCCGGTTCTTGGGCGAACTCGCGATCGCCTCGTTTCAGGTGGCCCTGCAGGCCTTCGCCGCTACTCCGGTGCCGCGCAGCGCGATTCTGCGCATCGATCTGCGCACCCGATCCGACTTCATCATGACCGGGGTCTCGCTCGCCGTCTCGCTCGTTCCGGGTTCGCTCGTCATCGAGGTCGACCGCACAAATGCGCGGCTCTATGTGCACCAGCTCAACGCGCGCACTCCCGACGAGCTCGAGAAGGCGCGCGCGCACGTGCTGAGCCTCGAGCACGACCTGCTGCGGGCGTGGGGCTCGCGCGACGAGTGGCAGGCGGCGCGCTCATGA
- a CDS encoding monovalent cation/H+ antiporter complex subunit F translates to MIDIVLYVAGGMLAIAGLLLLYRVVVGPSLVDRVIASDVLLTTLIIVVGAEMAINGHTRTIPLMVVLAVIGILGSVSVARFVQRAPSTSASGGEGEL, encoded by the coding sequence ATGATCGACATCGTGCTCTACGTCGCCGGCGGCATGCTCGCCATCGCCGGGCTGCTGCTGCTCTATCGCGTCGTCGTCGGGCCGTCGCTCGTCGACCGCGTCATCGCCTCTGACGTGCTGCTGACGACGCTCATCATCGTCGTGGGCGCCGAGATGGCCATCAATGGCCACACGCGCACGATTCCGCTCATGGTCGTGCTCGCCGTGATCGGCATTCTCGGCAGCGTCTCGGTCGCCCGGTTCGTGCAGCGCGCGCCGTCGACCTCAGCCTCGGGCGGAGAGGGAGAGCTGTGA
- the mnhG gene encoding monovalent cation/H(+) antiporter subunit G: MIADLMRTSTTFVDSEPVATILDAVAAVFILLAAFLTLAAAIGLIRFPDALARLHAATKPQILGVILVVVAIALSVRSWVVLLLLIPVIVFQLLTAPISAHMVGRAGYRAGDYDPDTLAVDELAPDVAAAGKSDLPGGGFDDESGTAQRQQGGP; the protein is encoded by the coding sequence GTGATCGCCGACCTGATGCGAACATCCACGACCTTCGTCGACAGCGAGCCCGTCGCGACGATTCTCGATGCCGTCGCTGCCGTCTTCATTCTTCTCGCCGCGTTCCTGACTCTCGCCGCGGCCATTGGGCTCATCAGGTTTCCGGATGCTCTCGCGCGCCTGCACGCGGCCACCAAGCCGCAGATTCTCGGCGTCATTCTCGTCGTCGTGGCGATCGCGCTCAGCGTGCGAAGTTGGGTTGTTCTGCTGCTGCTGATTCCCGTCATCGTGTTCCAGCTGCTCACGGCGCCGATCTCGGCCCACATGGTGGGTCGCGCGGGGTACCGAGCGGGCGACTACGACCCCGACACCCTCGCGGTCGACGAGCTCGCCCCGGATGTCGCGGCCGCAGGCAAGTCAGACCTGCCGGGCGGAGGCTTCGACGACGAGTCGGGCACGGCGCAGCGTCAGCAGGGCGGGCCGTAG
- the ilvD gene encoding dihydroxy-acid dehydratase, whose protein sequence is MSKADHKPRSRVVTDGIEATTSRGMLRAVGMGDDDWGKAQIGIASSWNEITPCNLSLGRLAQAAKEGVHAGGGYPLQFGTVSVSDGISMGHEGMHFSLVSREVIADSVETVMQAERLDGSVLLAGCDKSIPGMLMAAVRLDLASVFLYAGSIAPGWVKLSDGTEKEITIIDSFEAVGAVKAGKMSAEDAHRIECAFAPGEGACGGMYTANTMASVAEALGLSLPGSASPASYDRRRDMYAHRSGEAVVNLLNKGITARQIVTREALENAVTVAMALGGSTNVVLHLLAIANEAEVPFTLDDFNRIGSKVPHIGDLKPFGRYVMNDVDRQGGLPVLLKALLDAGLLHGDVMTVTGKTMAENLAELNPDPLDGDVLRSLDNPIHATGGITILHGSFAPEGAVVKTAGFDAAVFEGPARVFERERAAMDALTNGEISAGDVVVIRYEGPKGGPGMREMLAITAAIKGAGLGKDVLLLTDGRFSGGTTGLCIGHIAPEAVDAGPIAFVRDGDLIRVDIAARSLDLLVDADELEARRTDWAPLPPRYTRGVLAKYSKLVRSAAQGAVTG, encoded by the coding sequence ATGTCGAAGGCCGACCACAAGCCCCGTTCCCGCGTCGTCACTGACGGAATCGAAGCCACCACCTCGCGCGGCATGCTGCGCGCTGTGGGCATGGGCGATGACGACTGGGGCAAGGCCCAGATCGGCATCGCGAGTTCGTGGAACGAGATCACCCCCTGCAACCTCTCGCTCGGCCGCCTCGCGCAGGCCGCGAAAGAGGGCGTGCACGCCGGCGGCGGCTACCCGCTGCAGTTCGGCACCGTGAGCGTGAGCGACGGCATCTCGATGGGTCACGAGGGCATGCACTTCTCGCTCGTGAGCCGCGAAGTCATCGCCGACTCGGTCGAGACCGTCATGCAGGCCGAACGGCTCGACGGCTCGGTGCTGCTCGCCGGTTGCGACAAGTCGATTCCCGGCATGCTCATGGCCGCCGTGCGCCTCGACCTCGCGAGCGTCTTCCTCTATGCGGGCTCCATCGCTCCGGGCTGGGTCAAGCTCAGCGACGGCACCGAGAAAGAGATCACGATCATCGACAGCTTCGAGGCTGTCGGCGCCGTCAAAGCGGGCAAGATGTCGGCCGAAGACGCCCACCGCATCGAGTGCGCCTTCGCTCCGGGCGAAGGTGCCTGCGGCGGCATGTACACCGCGAACACGATGGCGAGCGTGGCCGAGGCGCTCGGGTTGAGCCTTCCGGGTTCGGCGAGCCCCGCGTCGTACGATCGCCGCCGCGACATGTACGCTCACCGCAGTGGCGAGGCCGTCGTCAACCTGCTGAATAAGGGCATCACGGCGCGCCAGATCGTCACGCGCGAGGCGCTCGAGAACGCCGTCACGGTCGCGATGGCGCTCGGCGGCTCGACCAACGTCGTGCTGCACCTGCTGGCGATCGCGAACGAGGCCGAGGTGCCGTTCACGCTCGATGACTTCAACCGCATCGGCAGCAAGGTTCCGCACATCGGCGACCTCAAGCCGTTCGGTCGGTACGTCATGAACGACGTCGACCGGCAGGGCGGCCTGCCCGTGCTGCTCAAGGCGCTTCTCGATGCCGGGCTGCTGCACGGCGATGTCATGACCGTCACGGGCAAGACGATGGCCGAGAACCTGGCCGAGCTGAACCCCGACCCGCTCGACGGCGACGTGCTGCGCTCGCTCGACAACCCGATTCATGCCACGGGCGGCATCACCATCTTGCACGGCTCGTTCGCCCCCGAGGGTGCGGTCGTCAAGACGGCCGGCTTCGATGCGGCCGTCTTTGAGGGCCCGGCCCGCGTCTTCGAGCGCGAGCGCGCGGCGATGGATGCCCTGACCAACGGTGAGATCTCGGCGGGCGATGTCGTCGTCATCCGTTACGAGGGGCCCAAGGGCGGCCCCGGCATGCGCGAGATGCTCGCGATCACGGCCGCCATCAAGGGCGCTGGGCTCGGCAAAGATGTATTACTCTTGACCGACGGTCGATTCTCAGGCGGCACAACCGGACTGTGCATCGGCCATATAGCTCCCGAAGCGGTAGACGCTGGTCCTATCGCCTTCGTGCGCGATGGTGATCTGATCCGGGTTGATATCGCTGCTCGCTCCCTCGACCTACTGGTCGACGCAGACGAGCTTGAGGCGCGCCGCACCGACTGGGCGCCCCTGCCCCCGCGCTATACCCGTGGCGTTCTCGCCAAGTACTCGAAGCTCGTGCGCTCTGCCGCGCAAGGAGCCGTCACCGGGTAG